The sequence below is a genomic window from candidate division WOR-1 bacterium RIFOXYB2_FULL_36_35.
ATGAAAAACTACGAAAAACAGCTCAAAAATGGTATAATTTCAACCATATGAATACTTTTGAAAAAGGTAGAAATATTTATAAAAAATTAAAAGCCAAGTTGGAGAAGAGCTCTAAAGGCAAAATTGTTGCAATTGAACCTGATTCTGGCGGTTACGTAATTGGAATAGATGAGCTTGATGCGGCACTGAAAGCTCAACATGAATTTCCAGGTAAAATTTTCGATTTTTTTCGCATAGGTTTTCCTGCTGTTCATAAATTTAGGCGCAAAAAATGGATGGAATAGTCAACTCAAATTTTGAGCCACTAATTAAAATCGGTTTGCTTGTTGAAAATAAAAGAAAAGACTTTGAGGCCGTCATTGATACTGGGTTTAATGGATTTATAAGTATCCCACAAAAAATAATAGAACTCACCTCTTGGCAGTTTATTGGATACGAAGCTTATGAACTAGCAAGCGGGGAAATAATCAAAGATAAGGTTTATTTAGGGGATATTTTGTTTTGTAAAAAGAAAAAATATACCTATATATTGTCAAATAAAACAAATGACATCTTGGTTGGAACTAAACTTTTTATAAACAAGGTTTTAACCATTAATTTTAAAAGCAAAAAAGTTGGAATCTCCGATGCATAATTATAAAAATGCACCATAAACACGACAACAATTTAGTGAATAAATATGACATTTGAGTTTGACGGTAAGAAATATAAAGCGGCTTCTGCTCACCAAAAAGAATGGGGAAGCAAATTGATTTCTGAATTTAACTTCAAAGGAAATGAAAGAGTCCTCGATCTTGGTTGCGGTGACGGCGCAATAACTGCTCAATTGGCAAAGCTTTTACCTTACGGGAAAGTGTTGGGCATTGATTCTTCTAAAAGTATGATTGAAACATCTGGAAATAGTTATAAATCTGACAACCTAACCTTTAAATTGAAAGATATTAATGATATTGATTTCAACAATGATTTTGATCTTGTTTTTTCAAATGCAACCCTTCATTGGATTAAAGACCATTTTAAGTTGCTCAATAAAGTTTATAAAGCGTTGAAGACTAATGGTGTAGTTCGTTTTAATTTTGCGGCAGACGGGAATTGCTCTCACTTTTTTAAAGTTATTAAAGAAGTCATGGCTCTTGATAAATATATAAATTATTTTAAAAATTTCGAATGGCCTTGGTTTATGCCGACAATAGAAGAATATCAGGCTTTAGCGAATAAAATGCCTTTTAAAGAAGAAAAGGTTTGGGGAGAAAATGCGGATAGGGTTTTCCCTGATGTTGATTCTATGGTTAAATGGGTTGACCAACCAAGCCTTGTCCCATTACTTGTATACGTGGATAAGAAAGACAAAGAGAGTTTTCGCAATGAAGTTGTTAATCGAATGATTAAAGAAACCATCCAAAATGACGGTAAATGTTTTGAAACTTTTAGAAGGGTGAATTTTTTTGCCAGAAGATAAGGTTTTGGTGTCAAGGATTTGCTGTCAAGGATTTGCTTGACGTTAAAACTTTAAAACGCTAAAATTCTTTTATAATGGCTATAACAAAAAAAGATGTAGAGCTACTAAAAGAAGTATTTGCTACGAAAGCAGATCTGGAAAGATTTGCTACGAAAGCAGATCTGGAAAGATTTGCTACGAAAAAGGAACTCAAAGAGCTTGAAGCAAAAGTTGATACTGGCTTTGACAGGCTGCTTACTGGCCAGGATAAAATTATTCGAGAGTTAGAAAAATCACGAGAAGACAGAATTTTTGCATTTGCAAAAGATAAAGAACAGGATTCAAGGCTAGATAATCTGGATGGACGTGTTAAGAAGTTAGAGACCGTAAACGCATAAAACTTCAAAATCATTGATAAAGTTTATTCATTTTTTCCTACATTTAAAATCCTCAAATCATCTTTAGTATATTTATTGTTGCCAGGCAAATTTCTTTTATATTTCCAGCATTGGATGGCCTCTTTTAATTTGCGAGTTGGATTGTCAGAAAAAAAATCTCGAATGTACTGATTGTACTCACATGATTTCATTATTTGGGGCTTATAACTTTTATCTTTTCTTCTCTCATATTCTGCGATCCATTCATTGATATAGTCTTTAAAAGTCATTTTAGGATGCTCTTTCATATGCTTCATCATATAGGCGGTAAAATGAAAATGCGGACCAATAACGGACTTGAAATATTTCCTGTATAGTTCTGAGCTAGTATAGTTATCAGGAATTTCTTCGTTAATGCTTTTTGGAGGCGTTTGCTTGATCTCTTTTGTTTTTTTATTGTTTTCGATG
It includes:
- a CDS encoding methyltransferase type 11 produces the protein MTFEFDGKKYKAASAHQKEWGSKLISEFNFKGNERVLDLGCGDGAITAQLAKLLPYGKVLGIDSSKSMIETSGNSYKSDNLTFKLKDINDIDFNNDFDLVFSNATLHWIKDHFKLLNKVYKALKTNGVVRFNFAADGNCSHFFKVIKEVMALDKYINYFKNFEWPWFMPTIEEYQALANKMPFKEEKVWGENADRVFPDVDSMVKWVDQPSLVPLLVYVDKKDKESFRNEVVNRMIKETIQNDGKCFETFRRVNFFARR